From the genome of Actinacidiphila yeochonensis CN732, one region includes:
- a CDS encoding DNA adenine methylase has protein sequence MIENVAVLPVAPLRDAHAAHVAAPAIPTHILDNPRPLVSPLGVVDHALMMSRYQSPLRYPGAKSSLAPVIARILDAAKGSRAVPEINLLVEPFAGGASASLRLVGQGLVDRVLLADVDPLVTAFWQTAAADTEALIGRMHDEWTRYVKPGGVAAVERWDYWRSWAPARKAKPATVRLELATQCLFLNRTTFSGILHGKAGPIGGRKQASPYGIGCRWNPEAIEERLRYVGHLYDTGRIVDVWHKDWQQTLDDVPSYYPQLIPSRVVAYLDPPYIEKASHLYRTSFDPRGGYGGDRGGKAESDDHMLHMQLAGYLRTKAQFRWLLSYDNNPMLTESTWLYAHARMTPSRVDRETLGVRSWPLTKRLVKTRYSASGKTGKRDADELLITTLPPSTVPVDHQLRELP, from the coding sequence ATGATCGAGAATGTGGCTGTGCTGCCGGTCGCCCCCCTCCGTGATGCTCACGCTGCGCATGTTGCTGCGCCGGCAATCCCGACGCACATCCTCGACAACCCCCGCCCACTCGTTTCACCCCTCGGCGTCGTTGACCACGCGCTCATGATGAGCAGGTACCAGTCGCCCCTGCGCTACCCCGGAGCAAAGTCGTCCCTCGCGCCGGTGATCGCCCGAATCTTGGATGCCGCCAAGGGGTCGAGGGCCGTTCCGGAAATCAACCTGCTGGTCGAGCCTTTCGCCGGCGGAGCGTCGGCGTCTTTGCGACTCGTTGGCCAAGGGCTCGTCGACCGAGTGCTGCTCGCTGACGTGGATCCGTTGGTGACTGCCTTCTGGCAGACCGCGGCCGCCGATACAGAGGCGCTGATCGGCCGTATGCATGACGAGTGGACCCGATACGTCAAGCCGGGCGGAGTAGCCGCTGTCGAGCGGTGGGACTATTGGCGTTCCTGGGCGCCCGCTCGGAAAGCGAAGCCTGCCACGGTCCGACTGGAGTTGGCGACACAGTGCCTATTTCTAAACCGCACAACTTTTTCTGGAATCCTTCATGGTAAGGCAGGCCCGATCGGTGGACGCAAGCAAGCGAGCCCGTACGGCATCGGATGCCGGTGGAATCCGGAAGCGATAGAGGAACGGCTTCGATACGTCGGTCACCTGTACGACACCGGCCGGATCGTCGATGTCTGGCACAAGGACTGGCAGCAGACACTCGATGACGTGCCCAGCTACTACCCGCAGCTGATCCCGTCTCGCGTTGTTGCCTACCTCGACCCGCCCTACATCGAAAAAGCCTCGCACTTGTACCGAACCTCTTTCGACCCCCGAGGTGGATACGGCGGCGACAGGGGTGGCAAGGCGGAATCAGACGACCACATGCTCCACATGCAGCTCGCCGGATATCTGCGTACCAAGGCGCAGTTCCGCTGGTTGCTCAGCTACGACAACAACCCAATGTTGACCGAAAGCACTTGGCTCTACGCGCACGCTCGCATGACGCCTAGCCGCGTGGACCGGGAGACGCTCGGCGTACGCTCGTGGCCCTTGACGAAACGGTTGGTGAAGACGCGCTACAGCGCTAGTGGTAAGACCGGCAAGCGCGATGCTGATGAACTCCTCATCACAACCCTCCCGCCATCCACTGTCCCCGTAGATCACCAGCTGCGCGAGCTGCCTTGA